A single genomic interval of Scatophagus argus isolate fScaArg1 chromosome 22, fScaArg1.pri, whole genome shotgun sequence harbors:
- the kdm5a gene encoding lysine-specific demethylase 5A isoform X3, whose product MATFAEFVPPPECPVFEPSWDDFSDPLGFINKIRPIAEKTGICKIRPPEDWQPPFACDVRNFRFTPRVQRLNELEALTRVKLNFLDQIAKFWELQGSKIRFPHVERKVLDLYQLSKIVSSEGGFETVCKEKRWSKVAVRMGFPAGKGTGSLLRSHYERILYPYELFQSGATLTGIQRLYEEGDDGEELDEGVGEEAVEEDEQDEEEDKEKDGEGDGMQPKHRLLPERRSRRLKSERENKEPKGLKLFGANPKMVGLEIVSADDGLNKKQRHLKAQAFAIKMKPRKETLEVNFIDLYLCLVCGRGDEEDRLLLCDGCDDSYHTFCLIPPLQDVPKGDWRCPKCVAEECSKPREAFGFEQAVREYSLQSFGEMADQFKSDYFNMPVHMVPTELVEKEFWRLVSSIEEDVIVEYGADISSKEVGSGFPVRDGKRRLLGDEEDYANSGWNLNNMPVLEQSVLTHINVDISGMKVPWLYVGMCFSSFCWHIEDHWSYSINFLHWGEPKTWYGVPASAAEQLEAVMKKLAPELFDSQPDLLHQLVTLMNPNILMEHGVPVYRTNQCAGEFVVTFPRAYHSGFNQGYNFAEAVNFCTADWLPMGRQCVAHYRRLHRYCVFSHEELLCKMAADPESLDVELAAAVFKELGEMMEEETKLRQAVQEIGVLSSEQEVFELLPDDERQCHKCKTTCFLSALTCSCSPDRLVCLYHAADLCDCPFGNKCLRYRYDLEEFPSMLHGVKTRAQSYDTWSKRVTEALAADQKNKKDLIELKVLLEDAEDRKYPEKALFRRLREIVKEAETCSSVAQLLLTRKQRHSSRLRSESSRNRNKLTVDELKAFVDQLYRLPCVISQARQVKELLENVEDFHERAQVALADEMPDSSKLQALLDLGSGLDVELPELPRLKQELQQARWLDEVRVTLAEPHRVTLELMKRLIDSGVGLAPHHAVEKAMAELQEILTVSERWEDKARACLQARPRHSMVTLESIVLEARNIPAYLPNILALREALQKAKEWTAKVEAIQSGSSYAYLEQLESLLARGRSIPVRLDPLAQVESQVAAARAWRERTARTFLKKNSTYTLLQVLSPRVDIGVYGNSKSKRKRVKELMEKERGGFDPDTLSDLEESLEEVRDPSTVVAAFKAKEQKEVESIHSLRAANLAKMAMADRIEEVKFCLCRKTASGFMLQCELCKDWFHGACVPLPKTGSQKKLGVGWQSNSKDSKFLCPLCQRSRRPRLETILSLLVSLQKLPVRLPEGEALQCLTERAMSWQDRARQSLATEELSSALAKLSVLSQRMVEQAAREKTEKIINAELQKAAANPDLQGHIQTFQQSGFSRAASPRQSVDYDDEETDSDEDIRETYGYDMKDPGEVKPYLFCDEEIPVKSEEVVSHMWPAATPSFCAEHAYSSASKSCVQNVGTPRKQPRKTPLVPRSLEPPVLELSPQAKAQLEELMMLGDLLEVSLDETQHIWRILQATHPPSEERFLQVMEPEDSLMEKPLKIKLKDSEKKRKRKLERAEHHHMLMAAAAGGASTMGDMRPAKSKELKRVGLELSLGGKSKKKKLKLNLDKNREMKQLAKRLAKEEKERKRKEKAAAKAEAIREGLEKRKEKKILDIPSKYDWSGAEDSNDENAVCAAKNCQRPCKDKVDWVQCDGGCDEWFHQVCVGVSCEMAENEDYICMDCSRKASRTSGGGIGGMTVEEVAEESVVVMTTSMCGGVQSLPSSSVVASWSRAPSASHLNPATLQQQEPQQGS is encoded by the exons ATGGCTACATTTGCCGAGTTCGTCCCCCCTCCAGAATGCCCGGTTTTTGAGCCGAGTTGGGATGATTTTTCGGATCCTTTAGGATTTATTAACAAGATCCGACCCATCGCAGAGAAAACGGGAATCTGCAAGATCCGTCCCCCCGAG GACTGGCAGCCTCCGTTTGCCTGCGATGTACGCAACTTCCGCTTCACTCCTCGAGTACAAAGACTGAATGAACTTGAG gcCCTCACACGGGTTAAGCTCAACTTTTTGGATCAAATCGCAAAGTTCTGGGAGCTGCAGGGATCCAAAATACGATTCCCTCATGTGGAGAGAAAGGTGCTGGACCTCTATCAGCTCAGCAAG ATTGTGTCGTCGGAGGGCGGCTTTGAGACTGTGTGTAAAGAGAAAAGATGGTCCAAGGTGGCCGTCCGAATGGGCTTCCCAGCTGGGAAAGGCACCGGTTCACTGCTACGCTCCCACTATGAGAGAATCCTTTATCCATATGAACTCTTCCAGTCTGGGGCCACGCTGACT GGCATCCAGCGGCTATATGAGGAAGGGGATGATGGGGAAGAACTGGATGAGGGAGTTGGTGAGGAGGCGGTGGAGGAAGACGAgcaagatgaagaggaggataaGGAGAAAGATGGGGAGGGTGATGGAATGCAACCCAAGCACCGACTTCTGCCTGAGAGACGCTCCAGGCGCCTTAAGTCTGag AGGGAAAACAAGGAGCCAAAAGGCCTAAAGCTCTTCGGAGCGAATCCCAAGATGGTCGGCCTTGAGATTGTATCAGCTG atgATGGACTCAACAAGAAACAGCGTCACCTCAAAGCCCAGGCATTCGCCATCAAAATGAAACCACGCAAGGAGACCCTGGAGGTCAACTTT ATCGACCTCTACCTCTGCCTGGTGTGTGGACGGGGTGATGAGGAGGACCGGCTCCTGCTGTGTGACGGCTGTGATGACAGTTACCACACCTTCTGTCTGATTCCTCCTCTACAGGATGTTCCCAAGGGTGACTGGCGCTGCCCAAAGTGTGTTGCCGAA GAGTGCAGTAAGCCCAGGGAGGCATTTGGCTTTGAGCAGGCAGTGAGGGAGTACAGTCTCCAGAGCTTTGGAGAAATGGCTGACCAGTTCAAGTCTGACTATTTCAACATGCCTGTACAT ATGGTCCCCACAGAGCTGGTGGAGAAAGAGTTCTGGCGCCTGGTCAGCAGCATTGAGGAGGATGTGATTGTAGAGTACGGAGCTGACATCAGCTCCAAGGAGGTGGGCAGTGGATTTCCTGTCAGGGATGGTAAAAGGAGGCTGCTGGGAGATGAAGAG GATTATGCCAACTCAGGCTGGAACCTGAACAACATGCCAGTGCTGGAACAATCAGTGCTCACCCACATCAATGTGGATATCTCGGGTATGAAGGTGCCCTGGCTCTATGTGGGTATGTGTTTCTCCTCATTCTGCTGGCATATCGAGGACCACTGGAGTTACTCCATCAACTTCCTGCACTG GGGTGAACCGAAGACTTGGTATGGGGTGCCAGCCTCcgcagcagagcagctggaggctgTAATGAAAAAGCTGGCTCCAGAGCTGTTTGACTCCCAGCCTGATCTTCTCCATCAACTGGTCACTCTCATGAACCCCAACATCCTCATGGAGCACGGTGTCCCT GTGTACAGGACCAATCAGTGTGCAGGGGAGTTTGTGGTGACCTTCCCCAGGGCCTACCACAGCGGCTTCAACCAGGGCTACAACTTTGCAGAGGCTGTTAACTTCTGCACTGCTGACTGG TTACCCATGGGTCGTCAGTGTGTGGCCCATTACCGACGCCTCCACCGCTACTGTGTCTTCTCTCACGAGGAGCTGCTGTGTAAGATGGCTGCTGATCCAGAGAGTCTTGATGTGGAActagctgctgctgtttttaaggAACTGGGAGaaatgatggaggaggagacaaaacTCAGACAGGCTGTTCAAGAAATT GGTGTGCTGTCCTCAGAGCAGGAGGTTTTTGAACTTTTACCTGATGATGAGCGCCAGTGTCATAAGTGTAAGACaacctgcttcctgtctgcacTGACCTGCTCCTGCAGCCCTGATCGGCTGGTCTGTCTCTACCATGCTGCAGATCTCTGTGACTGTCCGTTTGGAAACAAGTGTCTTCG GTATCGCTATGATTTGGAAGAGTTTCCGTCCATGCTGCATGGAGTGAAGACACGGGCTCAGTCTTATGACACCTGGTCAAAGAGGGTCACCGAGGCCTTGGCTGCTGAccagaaaaacaagaaag ATCTTATTGAGCTCAAAGTTTTGCTGGAGGATGCAGAGGACAGGAAGTACCCAGAGAAAGCTTTGTTCCGTCGCCTGAGGGAGATAGTCAAAGAGGCAGAGACTTGCTCCTCTGTagctcagctgctgctcacccGCAAACAGAGGCATAG CAGCCGTCTGCGTTCTGAGAGCAGTCGTAACCGTAACAAACTGACAGTGGATGAGCTCAAGGCCTTCGTGGATCAGCTCTACAGGCTGCCCTGCGTCATCAGCCAGGCCCGACAAGTCAAA GAGTTACTGGAGAACGTGGAGGACTTCCACGAGCGAGCGCAGGTGGCACTTGCAGACGAGATGCCTGATTCTTCCAAGCTGCAGGCACTATTGGACCTGGGTAGTGGCCTGGACGTAGAGCTACCAGAGCTGCCACGACTAAAACAGGAGCTCCAGCAGGCCCGCTGGCTTGATGAG GTGCGTGTCACCCTGGCTGAGCCTCACCGCGTCACCCTGGAGCTCATGAAGAGACTGATAGACTCCGGGGTGGGCTTGGCTCCCCACCACGCTGTAGAGAAGGCCATGGCTGAACTGCAAGAGATCCTTACCGTCTCAGAGAGATGGGAGGATAAGGCCCGTGCCTGCCTCCAGGCCAG GCCTCGACACAGCATGGTGACCTTGGAGAGCATTGTGCTGGAAGCTAGGAACATCCCAGCATACCTACCTAATATTTTGGCCCTCCGAGAAGCCCTTCAGAAGGCCAAGGAGTGGACAGCTAAGGTGGAAGCCATTCAG AGCGGCAGCAGCTATGCTTacctggagcagctggagagcCTGCTGGCCAGGGGTCGATCCATCCCTGTCCGGCTTGATCCATTGGCCCAGGTGGAGTCTCAGGTGGCTGCAGCTCGAGCCTGGAGGGAGAGGACCGCTCGCACCTTCCTCAAGAAGAACTCCACATACACATTGCTGCAG GTCCTCAGCCCTCGTGTGGACATTGGGGTCTACGGCAACAGCAAGAGCAAGCGGAAACGTGTCAAGGAGCTCatggaaaaggagagaggaggtttTGACCCGGACACCCTGAGCGACCTGGAGGAGAGCCTCGAAGAGGTGCGAGACCCATCCACTGTTGTAGCAGCCTTTAAAGCCAAAGAGCAGAAGGAAGTGGAGTCCATCCACTCGCTCCGCGCTGCCAATTTAGCTAAGATGGCCATGGCCGACCGCATCGAGGAGGTCAAGTTCTGCCTGTGTCGAAAGACAGCCAGTGGCTTCATGCTGCAGTGCGAGCTTTGTAAGGACTGGTTCCATGGGGCGTGCGTACCTCTACCCAAGACAGGATCTCAGAAGAAGCTGGGTGTGGGTTGGCAGAGCAATAGCAAAGACTCCAAATTCCTGTGTCCGCTGTGCCAGCGATCGAGGAGGCCGAGATTAGAGACCATCCTGTCGCTGTTGGTGTCGCTGCAGAAGCTGCCAGTGCGTCTGCCTGAAGGAGAAGCCCTCCAGTGTTTGACAGAGAGGGCAATGAGCTGGCAG GACCGAGCACGTCAATCTCTGGCCACGGAGGAGCTGTCCTCAGCCCTGGCAAAGCTGTCTGTATTGAGCCAGCGCATGGTGGAGCAGGCAGCTAGAGAGAAGACTGAAAAGATCATCAATGCCGAGCTGCAGAAAGCTGCTGCCAACCCTGACTTGCAG GGGCACATTCAGACTTTTCAGCAGTCAGGTTTCAGCAGAGCTGCATCACCTCGCCAGTCTGTGGACTACGATGATGAGGAGACGGACTCAGACGAGGACATCAGGGAGACTTACGGTTATGACATGAAG gaCCCAGGCGAGGTGAAACCGTACCTGTTCTGCGATGAGGAGATTCCTGTCAAGTCCGAGGAGGTGGTCAGTCACATGTGGCCAGCTGCCACGCCCTCCTTCTGCGCTGAACACGCTTACTCGTCAGCCTCCAAGTCCTGTGTGCAAA ATGTGGGCACGCCCAGAAAGCAGCCTAGGAAGACCCCCCTGGTACCTCGCAGCCTGGAGCCGCCAGTGCTGGAGCTGTCCCCGCAGGCTAAGGCCCAGCTGGAGGAGCTAATGATGCTGGGAGACCTGCTGGAGGTGTCCCTGGATGAGACCCAGCACATCTGGAGGATCCTGCAGGCCACACACCCCCCCTCTGAGGAGAGATTCCTGCAGGTCATGGAG CCTGAGGACTCTCTGATGGAAAAGCCACTGAAGATCAAGCTCAAGgattcagagaagaagaggaaacgGAAATTAGAAAGAGCTGAGCACCACCACATGCTGATGGCGGCCGCCGCGGGCGGGGCTTCTACGATGGGTGACATGCGACCGGCAAAGTCTAAAGAGCTGAAAAGGGTGGGCCTGGAGCTCAGTCTTGGGGGCAAatccaagaagaagaaactcaaGCTCAACCTGGACAAGAACCGGGAGATGAAGCAGCTAGCCAAACGCTTAGCtaaggaggagaaggagaggaagagaaaggagaaggcCGCGGCTAAGGCGGAGGCCATCAGAGAAGGActggagaagaggaaggagaagaagattCTTGACATTCCTTCCAAGTATGACTGGTCTGGAGCTGAGGACTCCAATGATGAAAACGCTGTGTGTGCCGCAAAGAACTGCCAGAGACCCTGTAAAGATAAG GTGGACTGGGTGCAGTGTGACGGCGGCTGCGACGAGTGGTTCCACCAGGTGTGTGTAGGCGTGTCCTGCGAAATGGCAGAGAACGAAGACTACATCTGCATGGACTGCTCCCGTAAGGCCAGTCGGACGAGTGGGGGAGGAATCGGGGGGATGACCGTGGAGGAAGTGGCAGAGGAGAGTGTCGTAGTGATGACCACGTCGATGTGCGGCGGCGTGCAGAGTCTGCCATCGTCATCTGTTGTGGCCTCGTGGTCTCGCGCCCCGTCGGCCTCTCATCTGAACCCAGCAACTTTGCAGCAGCAAGAGCCTCAGCAGGGCAGTTAG
- the kdm5a gene encoding lysine-specific demethylase 5A isoform X4, with the protein MATFAEFVPPPECPVFEPSWDDFSDPLGFINKIRPIAEKTGICKIRPPEDWQPPFACDVRNFRFTPRVQRLNELEALTRVKLNFLDQIAKFWELQGSKIRFPHVERKVLDLYQLSKIVSSEGGFETVCKEKRWSKVAVRMGFPAGKGTGSLLRSHYERILYPYELFQSGATLTGIQRLYEEGDDGEELDEGVGEEAVEEDEQDEEEDKEKDGEGDGMQPKHRLLPERRSRRLKSERENKEPKGLKLFGANPKMVGLEIVSADDGLNKKQRHLKAQAFAIKMKPRKETLEVNFIDLYLCLVCGRGDEEDRLLLCDGCDDSYHTFCLIPPLQDVPKGDWRCPKCVAEECSKPREAFGFEQAVREYSLQSFGEMADQFKSDYFNMPVHMVPTELVEKEFWRLVSSIEEDVIVEYGADISSKEVGSGFPVRDGKRRLLGDEEDYANSGWNLNNMPVLEQSVLTHINVDISGMKVPWLYVGMCFSSFCWHIEDHWSYSINFLHWGEPKTWYGVPASAAEQLEAVMKKLAPELFDSQPDLLHQLVTLMNPNILMEHGVPVYRTNQCAGEFVVTFPRAYHSGFNQGYNFAEAVNFCTADWLPMGRQCVAHYRRLHRYCVFSHEELLCKMAADPESLDVELAAAVFKELGEMMEEETKLRQAVQEIGVLSSEQEVFELLPDDERQCHKCKTTCFLSALTCSCSPDRLVCLYHAADLCDCPFGNKCLRYRYDLEEFPSMLHGVKTRAQSYDTWSKRVTEALAADQKNKKDLIELKVLLEDAEDRKYPEKALFRRLREIVKEAETCSSVAQLLLTRKQRHSRLRSESSRNRNKLTVDELKAFVDQLYRLPCVISQARQVKELLENVEDFHERAQVALADEMPDSSKLQALLDLGSGLDVELPELPRLKQELQQARWLDEVRVTLAEPHRVTLELMKRLIDSGVGLAPHHAVEKAMAELQEILTVSERWEDKARACLQARPRHSMVTLESIVLEARNIPAYLPNILALREALQKAKEWTAKVEAIQSGSSYAYLEQLESLLARGRSIPVRLDPLAQVESQVAAARAWRERTARTFLKKNSTYTLLQVLSPRVDIGVYGNSKSKRKRVKELMEKERGGFDPDTLSDLEESLEEVRDPSTVVAAFKAKEQKEVESIHSLRAANLAKMAMADRIEEVKFCLCRKTASGFMLQCELCKDWFHGACVPLPKTGSQKKLGVGWQSNSKDSKFLCPLCQRSRRPRLETILSLLVSLQKLPVRLPEGEALQCLTERAMSWQDRARQSLATEELSSALAKLSVLSQRMVEQAAREKTEKIINAELQKAAANPDLQGHIQTFQQSGFSRAASPRQSVDYDDEETDSDEDIRETYGYDMKDPGEVKPYLFCDEEIPVKSEEVVSHMWPAATPSFCAEHAYSSASKSCVQNVGTPRKQPRKTPLVPRSLEPPVLELSPQAKAQLEELMMLGDLLEVSLDETQHIWRILQATHPPSEERFLQVMEPEDSLMEKPLKIKLKDSEKKRKRKLERAEHHHMLMAAAAGGASTMGDMRPAKSKELKRVGLELSLGGKSKKKKLKLNLDKNREMKQLAKRLAKEEKERKRKEKAAAKAEAIREGLEKRKEKKILDIPSKYDWSGAEDSNDENAVCAAKNCQRPCKDKVDWVQCDGGCDEWFHQVCVGVSCEMAENEDYICMDCSRKASRTSGGGIGGMTVEEVAEESVVVMTTSMCGGVQSLPSSSVVASWSRAPSASHLNPATLQQQEPQQGS; encoded by the exons ATGGCTACATTTGCCGAGTTCGTCCCCCCTCCAGAATGCCCGGTTTTTGAGCCGAGTTGGGATGATTTTTCGGATCCTTTAGGATTTATTAACAAGATCCGACCCATCGCAGAGAAAACGGGAATCTGCAAGATCCGTCCCCCCGAG GACTGGCAGCCTCCGTTTGCCTGCGATGTACGCAACTTCCGCTTCACTCCTCGAGTACAAAGACTGAATGAACTTGAG gcCCTCACACGGGTTAAGCTCAACTTTTTGGATCAAATCGCAAAGTTCTGGGAGCTGCAGGGATCCAAAATACGATTCCCTCATGTGGAGAGAAAGGTGCTGGACCTCTATCAGCTCAGCAAG ATTGTGTCGTCGGAGGGCGGCTTTGAGACTGTGTGTAAAGAGAAAAGATGGTCCAAGGTGGCCGTCCGAATGGGCTTCCCAGCTGGGAAAGGCACCGGTTCACTGCTACGCTCCCACTATGAGAGAATCCTTTATCCATATGAACTCTTCCAGTCTGGGGCCACGCTGACT GGCATCCAGCGGCTATATGAGGAAGGGGATGATGGGGAAGAACTGGATGAGGGAGTTGGTGAGGAGGCGGTGGAGGAAGACGAgcaagatgaagaggaggataaGGAGAAAGATGGGGAGGGTGATGGAATGCAACCCAAGCACCGACTTCTGCCTGAGAGACGCTCCAGGCGCCTTAAGTCTGag AGGGAAAACAAGGAGCCAAAAGGCCTAAAGCTCTTCGGAGCGAATCCCAAGATGGTCGGCCTTGAGATTGTATCAGCTG atgATGGACTCAACAAGAAACAGCGTCACCTCAAAGCCCAGGCATTCGCCATCAAAATGAAACCACGCAAGGAGACCCTGGAGGTCAACTTT ATCGACCTCTACCTCTGCCTGGTGTGTGGACGGGGTGATGAGGAGGACCGGCTCCTGCTGTGTGACGGCTGTGATGACAGTTACCACACCTTCTGTCTGATTCCTCCTCTACAGGATGTTCCCAAGGGTGACTGGCGCTGCCCAAAGTGTGTTGCCGAA GAGTGCAGTAAGCCCAGGGAGGCATTTGGCTTTGAGCAGGCAGTGAGGGAGTACAGTCTCCAGAGCTTTGGAGAAATGGCTGACCAGTTCAAGTCTGACTATTTCAACATGCCTGTACAT ATGGTCCCCACAGAGCTGGTGGAGAAAGAGTTCTGGCGCCTGGTCAGCAGCATTGAGGAGGATGTGATTGTAGAGTACGGAGCTGACATCAGCTCCAAGGAGGTGGGCAGTGGATTTCCTGTCAGGGATGGTAAAAGGAGGCTGCTGGGAGATGAAGAG GATTATGCCAACTCAGGCTGGAACCTGAACAACATGCCAGTGCTGGAACAATCAGTGCTCACCCACATCAATGTGGATATCTCGGGTATGAAGGTGCCCTGGCTCTATGTGGGTATGTGTTTCTCCTCATTCTGCTGGCATATCGAGGACCACTGGAGTTACTCCATCAACTTCCTGCACTG GGGTGAACCGAAGACTTGGTATGGGGTGCCAGCCTCcgcagcagagcagctggaggctgTAATGAAAAAGCTGGCTCCAGAGCTGTTTGACTCCCAGCCTGATCTTCTCCATCAACTGGTCACTCTCATGAACCCCAACATCCTCATGGAGCACGGTGTCCCT GTGTACAGGACCAATCAGTGTGCAGGGGAGTTTGTGGTGACCTTCCCCAGGGCCTACCACAGCGGCTTCAACCAGGGCTACAACTTTGCAGAGGCTGTTAACTTCTGCACTGCTGACTGG TTACCCATGGGTCGTCAGTGTGTGGCCCATTACCGACGCCTCCACCGCTACTGTGTCTTCTCTCACGAGGAGCTGCTGTGTAAGATGGCTGCTGATCCAGAGAGTCTTGATGTGGAActagctgctgctgtttttaaggAACTGGGAGaaatgatggaggaggagacaaaacTCAGACAGGCTGTTCAAGAAATT GGTGTGCTGTCCTCAGAGCAGGAGGTTTTTGAACTTTTACCTGATGATGAGCGCCAGTGTCATAAGTGTAAGACaacctgcttcctgtctgcacTGACCTGCTCCTGCAGCCCTGATCGGCTGGTCTGTCTCTACCATGCTGCAGATCTCTGTGACTGTCCGTTTGGAAACAAGTGTCTTCG GTATCGCTATGATTTGGAAGAGTTTCCGTCCATGCTGCATGGAGTGAAGACACGGGCTCAGTCTTATGACACCTGGTCAAAGAGGGTCACCGAGGCCTTGGCTGCTGAccagaaaaacaagaaag ATCTTATTGAGCTCAAAGTTTTGCTGGAGGATGCAGAGGACAGGAAGTACCCAGAGAAAGCTTTGTTCCGTCGCCTGAGGGAGATAGTCAAAGAGGCAGAGACTTGCTCCTCTGTagctcagctgctgctcacccGCAAACAGAGGCATAG CCGTCTGCGTTCTGAGAGCAGTCGTAACCGTAACAAACTGACAGTGGATGAGCTCAAGGCCTTCGTGGATCAGCTCTACAGGCTGCCCTGCGTCATCAGCCAGGCCCGACAAGTCAAA GAGTTACTGGAGAACGTGGAGGACTTCCACGAGCGAGCGCAGGTGGCACTTGCAGACGAGATGCCTGATTCTTCCAAGCTGCAGGCACTATTGGACCTGGGTAGTGGCCTGGACGTAGAGCTACCAGAGCTGCCACGACTAAAACAGGAGCTCCAGCAGGCCCGCTGGCTTGATGAG GTGCGTGTCACCCTGGCTGAGCCTCACCGCGTCACCCTGGAGCTCATGAAGAGACTGATAGACTCCGGGGTGGGCTTGGCTCCCCACCACGCTGTAGAGAAGGCCATGGCTGAACTGCAAGAGATCCTTACCGTCTCAGAGAGATGGGAGGATAAGGCCCGTGCCTGCCTCCAGGCCAG GCCTCGACACAGCATGGTGACCTTGGAGAGCATTGTGCTGGAAGCTAGGAACATCCCAGCATACCTACCTAATATTTTGGCCCTCCGAGAAGCCCTTCAGAAGGCCAAGGAGTGGACAGCTAAGGTGGAAGCCATTCAG AGCGGCAGCAGCTATGCTTacctggagcagctggagagcCTGCTGGCCAGGGGTCGATCCATCCCTGTCCGGCTTGATCCATTGGCCCAGGTGGAGTCTCAGGTGGCTGCAGCTCGAGCCTGGAGGGAGAGGACCGCTCGCACCTTCCTCAAGAAGAACTCCACATACACATTGCTGCAG GTCCTCAGCCCTCGTGTGGACATTGGGGTCTACGGCAACAGCAAGAGCAAGCGGAAACGTGTCAAGGAGCTCatggaaaaggagagaggaggtttTGACCCGGACACCCTGAGCGACCTGGAGGAGAGCCTCGAAGAGGTGCGAGACCCATCCACTGTTGTAGCAGCCTTTAAAGCCAAAGAGCAGAAGGAAGTGGAGTCCATCCACTCGCTCCGCGCTGCCAATTTAGCTAAGATGGCCATGGCCGACCGCATCGAGGAGGTCAAGTTCTGCCTGTGTCGAAAGACAGCCAGTGGCTTCATGCTGCAGTGCGAGCTTTGTAAGGACTGGTTCCATGGGGCGTGCGTACCTCTACCCAAGACAGGATCTCAGAAGAAGCTGGGTGTGGGTTGGCAGAGCAATAGCAAAGACTCCAAATTCCTGTGTCCGCTGTGCCAGCGATCGAGGAGGCCGAGATTAGAGACCATCCTGTCGCTGTTGGTGTCGCTGCAGAAGCTGCCAGTGCGTCTGCCTGAAGGAGAAGCCCTCCAGTGTTTGACAGAGAGGGCAATGAGCTGGCAG GACCGAGCACGTCAATCTCTGGCCACGGAGGAGCTGTCCTCAGCCCTGGCAAAGCTGTCTGTATTGAGCCAGCGCATGGTGGAGCAGGCAGCTAGAGAGAAGACTGAAAAGATCATCAATGCCGAGCTGCAGAAAGCTGCTGCCAACCCTGACTTGCAG GGGCACATTCAGACTTTTCAGCAGTCAGGTTTCAGCAGAGCTGCATCACCTCGCCAGTCTGTGGACTACGATGATGAGGAGACGGACTCAGACGAGGACATCAGGGAGACTTACGGTTATGACATGAAG gaCCCAGGCGAGGTGAAACCGTACCTGTTCTGCGATGAGGAGATTCCTGTCAAGTCCGAGGAGGTGGTCAGTCACATGTGGCCAGCTGCCACGCCCTCCTTCTGCGCTGAACACGCTTACTCGTCAGCCTCCAAGTCCTGTGTGCAAA ATGTGGGCACGCCCAGAAAGCAGCCTAGGAAGACCCCCCTGGTACCTCGCAGCCTGGAGCCGCCAGTGCTGGAGCTGTCCCCGCAGGCTAAGGCCCAGCTGGAGGAGCTAATGATGCTGGGAGACCTGCTGGAGGTGTCCCTGGATGAGACCCAGCACATCTGGAGGATCCTGCAGGCCACACACCCCCCCTCTGAGGAGAGATTCCTGCAGGTCATGGAG CCTGAGGACTCTCTGATGGAAAAGCCACTGAAGATCAAGCTCAAGgattcagagaagaagaggaaacgGAAATTAGAAAGAGCTGAGCACCACCACATGCTGATGGCGGCCGCCGCGGGCGGGGCTTCTACGATGGGTGACATGCGACCGGCAAAGTCTAAAGAGCTGAAAAGGGTGGGCCTGGAGCTCAGTCTTGGGGGCAAatccaagaagaagaaactcaaGCTCAACCTGGACAAGAACCGGGAGATGAAGCAGCTAGCCAAACGCTTAGCtaaggaggagaaggagaggaagagaaaggagaaggcCGCGGCTAAGGCGGAGGCCATCAGAGAAGGActggagaagaggaaggagaagaagattCTTGACATTCCTTCCAAGTATGACTGGTCTGGAGCTGAGGACTCCAATGATGAAAACGCTGTGTGTGCCGCAAAGAACTGCCAGAGACCCTGTAAAGATAAG GTGGACTGGGTGCAGTGTGACGGCGGCTGCGACGAGTGGTTCCACCAGGTGTGTGTAGGCGTGTCCTGCGAAATGGCAGAGAACGAAGACTACATCTGCATGGACTGCTCCCGTAAGGCCAGTCGGACGAGTGGGGGAGGAATCGGGGGGATGACCGTGGAGGAAGTGGCAGAGGAGAGTGTCGTAGTGATGACCACGTCGATGTGCGGCGGCGTGCAGAGTCTGCCATCGTCATCTGTTGTGGCCTCGTGGTCTCGCGCCCCGTCGGCCTCTCATCTGAACCCAGCAACTTTGCAGCAGCAAGAGCCTCAGCAGGGCAGTTAG